GTTCCTGGACGCCAAGAGCCCCGAGGCCGAGGTCCGGCGGCTCATGGAGACCACCGAGGGCTACGACCCGGCCGTCTGGGCCCAGATGGCCCAGGAGCTCGGGCTCCAGAGCCTGCACCTCCCCGAGGCTCACGGCGGCCAGGGGTTCTCGTTCGTGGAGCTCGGCATCGTGCTCGAGGAGATGGGCCGGGTGCTGCTCTGCGCCCCGTACTTCTCGACCGTCTGCCTGGCCGCGAACGCGGTCATGAACGCTGGGACCGACGCCCAGCAGGGGGAGCTGCTGCCGGGCATCGCCGCGGGCGACACCATCGCGACCCTGGCGTTCACCGAGCCGAACGGGAAGTGGGACGCCTCGGGGATCACGATGGAGGCCAAGGGCTCGGGGGATTCGTGGACCCTCGCCGGGTCGAAGATGTTCGTGATCGACGGCCACACCGCGAACACGATCATCGTGGTGGCCCGCCAGGCCGGGACGACCGGAGCGGACGGGATCGGGTTCTTCGTGGTCGACGCCGACGCCAAGGGGCTCACCCGGACCCCGCTCGCGACGATGGACCAGACCCGGAAGCAGGCCCGCCTCGACTTCGACGGGGTCGCCGCGGCGCCGCTGGGCGAGCCGGGCGCCGGGTGGACGGCGCTGTCGAAGACCCTCGACCAGGCCGCGGTCTGCCTGGCCAACGAGATGGTCGGCGGCGCCCAGCGGGTCCTGGACATGTCGGTCGAGTACGCGAAGGTGCGCGTCCAGTTCGGGCGCCCGATCGGCTCGTTCCAGGCGATCAAGCACAAGTGCGCCGACATGCTGCTCGAAGTCGAGTCGGGCAAGTCCGCCGCCTACTACGCGGCGTGGGCCGCGGCCGAGGACAACGAGGAGCTGCCGGTCGTGGCCAGCCTCGCCAAGGCGTACTGCTCGGACGCGTACTTCCACGCCGCCGCCGAGAACATCCAGATCCACGGGGGCATCGGGTTCACCTGGGAGCACCCCGCGCACCTCTACTTCAAGCGGGCCAAGAGCTCCGAGATCCTCCTCGGCGACGCCACCTACCACCGGGAGCTGCTGGCGCAGCGCATCGGGATCTGACCCGAGCTCCCGGCCCCGGGCGGAACAAGGGCCCGCCTCCGGCGGTTCTCGCGCTCCAGTGCGGCCCTCAGCCGCCGATGTATGTGGGGAGGCCGCGGGAGCGCGGTCGAGGGAGGCTCGGTCATGACGGCGCTGGTGGAGGACCTCGTGCTCCGCACCGCGTGGCTGCTGGCCACGACCTCGGTCGTCCTTGCCTTCGCCGCCCGCCTGCACGTCCCCATCACCTGATCCGCCCGGCCGGGGCGGCGCGGGCCGCCGGTAACCTGCGCCCGTGCCACTGATTGCCGGCATGCTGGCGGTCGGCTTGGTCCTGGCGATCGCCGCCGTCTTCGTGGTGCGGGAGGCGGGCCGCATCGCCCGCCGGCCGCCGCCGGCGCTCTTCGACCCCGACGACGCGTTCGACTACGTCGTCGCCGAGCTCCCGGACGACGTGGCCGCCACGCTGACCCCGGACGACGTCCGTCGGATCCTCGACTTCGAGATCGAGTACTTCCGGAACAAGGGGGTGGCCGGCAACGGCTCCGAGCACGGCCCCGCCGGCCCGGTGGTGTTCGGCGGCGCCGAGACCATCGCCTACATCCTCAAGCGTTCCGCCGCCACCGGCGAGGCGTACCTCCCCGAGCAGGTGCACGGGGTCGTCGCCACCCAGCTCGACTACCTGCGCGCGATCGGCGCCGTCGGGCCGCCGACCCTCAACCTCGACGACGCCGGCGAATCGTCCTCGGGCTGAGGCGTCGGCGTGCTACAAGTGGAGCCACCAGGGAAAGGAGGTGGTCCACGCATGCATGATCGAAACGGGACCCTGGAGGTGCG
This DNA window, taken from Acidimicrobiia bacterium, encodes the following:
- a CDS encoding acyl-CoA dehydrogenase family protein; protein product: MNFAFSDEQEQLRDAVRKFLDAKSPEAEVRRLMETTEGYDPAVWAQMAQELGLQSLHLPEAHGGQGFSFVELGIVLEEMGRVLLCAPYFSTVCLAANAVMNAGTDAQQGELLPGIAAGDTIATLAFTEPNGKWDASGITMEAKGSGDSWTLAGSKMFVIDGHTANTIIVVARQAGTTGADGIGFFVVDADAKGLTRTPLATMDQTRKQARLDFDGVAAAPLGEPGAGWTALSKTLDQAAVCLANEMVGGAQRVLDMSVEYAKVRVQFGRPIGSFQAIKHKCADMLLEVESGKSAAYYAAWAAAEDNEELPVVASLAKAYCSDAYFHAAAENIQIHGGIGFTWEHPAHLYFKRAKSSEILLGDATYHRELLAQRIGI